A single region of the Arthrobacter sp. V1I7 genome encodes:
- the fmt gene encoding methionyl-tRNA formyltransferase, translating to MRVLFAGTPAVAVPSLDALVEAGFDVVAVLTRPDAPVGRKRVLTPSPVAARAAELGIEIIHAARIDADVTARIAAAAPDVAAIVAYGGLIPRPALDLPRHGWINLHFSLLPAWRGAAPVQRALIAGDDVTGAVTFLLEEGLDTGPVFGTLTEGVRPDDTAGALLERLSHSGAVLLTQTLSAVDAGKAAAVPQQGDISLAPKLTLEDGRLDWRQPALALGRRARGVTPEPGAWTTLDGQRVKLEPVLLRPQAAALLPGRLALDGKSVLVGTGSHPVELTRIQPSGKKMMTAADWARGQAKLESVVFQ from the coding sequence GTGAGGGTTCTCTTCGCCGGGACGCCCGCCGTTGCTGTCCCCTCCCTGGACGCTCTCGTCGAGGCAGGGTTCGACGTCGTCGCTGTCCTCACCCGACCGGACGCGCCGGTGGGACGCAAGCGGGTCCTGACGCCGTCGCCGGTCGCAGCCCGCGCCGCCGAACTTGGCATCGAGATCATTCACGCGGCCAGGATTGACGCCGACGTCACCGCCCGGATCGCTGCAGCCGCCCCTGACGTCGCCGCGATCGTCGCCTATGGCGGCCTGATTCCGCGTCCCGCCCTGGATCTGCCCCGCCACGGCTGGATCAACCTGCACTTCTCCCTGCTGCCGGCCTGGCGCGGAGCGGCACCCGTGCAGCGGGCGCTCATCGCCGGAGACGACGTCACGGGTGCCGTCACCTTCCTTCTTGAAGAGGGACTGGACACCGGTCCCGTTTTCGGCACCCTCACCGAGGGCGTCCGGCCGGACGACACCGCAGGGGCGCTGCTGGAACGGCTGTCCCACAGCGGCGCCGTGCTGCTCACCCAGACGCTGTCCGCCGTCGACGCCGGCAAGGCCGCCGCGGTGCCGCAGCAGGGCGACATCAGCCTGGCACCCAAACTGACGCTCGAGGACGGACGGCTCGACTGGCGGCAACCGGCCCTGGCGCTCGGGCGGCGGGCGCGCGGCGTCACGCCCGAGCCTGGCGCCTGGACCACCCTGGACGGGCAGCGGGTCAAACTGGAACCCGTGCTGCTCCGGCCCCAGGCCGCGGCATTGCTACCGGGCCGGCTGGCCCTGGATGGCAAGAGTGTGCTGGTCGGGACCGGATCGCATCCGGTGGAACTTACCCGGATCCAGCCTTCGGGCAAGAAAATGATGACCGCCGCTGATTGGGCGCGCGGACAGGCAAAACTTGAAAGCGTGGTATTCCAATGA
- the def gene encoding peptide deformylase, protein MAILNIRIIGDPVLRTVADPVTEFGPELAKLVADMTETMEDVEGAGLAAPQIGVSQRVFTYRIGGVEGHIINPVLENSEDFQPDEVEGCLSIPGLGFPVRRRLHTRVAGVDLHGNPVAVEGEGMLARCFQHETDHLDGILFTDRLEGEDRKAALRAIRNANYDSITEQTTAKRAKTVGSSFGGGSFGASSASGGSFGAGAATGIVGSGATGSFGKTQ, encoded by the coding sequence ATGGCCATTTTGAATATCCGCATCATCGGTGATCCTGTGCTGCGCACAGTAGCCGATCCCGTGACGGAATTCGGGCCTGAACTGGCGAAGCTGGTGGCGGACATGACCGAGACCATGGAGGATGTCGAGGGCGCAGGCCTGGCCGCTCCCCAGATCGGCGTAAGCCAGCGCGTTTTCACCTACCGCATCGGCGGCGTCGAGGGACACATCATCAACCCGGTGCTGGAAAACAGCGAGGACTTCCAGCCGGACGAGGTCGAGGGCTGCCTTTCCATCCCCGGGCTGGGCTTCCCGGTCCGCCGCCGCCTGCACACCCGCGTCGCCGGGGTTGACCTGCACGGCAACCCGGTCGCGGTCGAGGGTGAGGGAATGCTGGCCCGCTGCTTCCAGCACGAGACCGACCACCTCGACGGCATCCTGTTCACCGACCGGCTCGAAGGCGAGGACCGCAAGGCCGCGCTGCGCGCCATCCGCAACGCCAACTACGACTCGATCACGGAGCAGACGACGGCGAAGCGCGCCAAGACGGTCGGGTCCAGCTTCGGCGGCGGTTCCTTCGGCGCCAGCAGTGCCAGCGGGGGCTCCTTCGGTGCCGGCGCCGCTACCGGCATTGTCGGTTCCGGTGCGACCGGATCCTTCGGTAAAACGCAGTGA